The Candidatus Poribacteria bacterium genome segment GGTCGGAGACTTTACGACCCCAAAGCCGTTTCATACCGTCAAGGTTCAACGTTTCAAGCACAATTGTATCAAACTTCTTACAAAGTTTAGAGGCCAGTTGCCAATGAAAATCTCTGCGTTGATTGCTGATTTTTCGATAGAGCCGTGCGAGTCGTCTTACACACCTCCACCAACCGTTAGAACCTTTTTCTTTTCGTGAAAGCGACCTGTTGAGAGATCGAAGTGTGTTCAAAGACTGTTTCAAAGGTTGGCGGTGTTGTATCTTTTCACCCGTGGAAAGCGTCAAATATGCGTCTTTCATGCCGAAATCTGCCCCGACACTTTCACCCGTCGTTGGCAGCGGTTTTGTTTCTACAAAGTCCGTTGTGATATAAAGCCAATAGTCACCGCAGTTGTCTCGTTTTATCGTGATACGACTGATATTCCCATGAAACTCACGCTGCTTATGGAATGTATACGCT includes the following:
- a CDS encoding RNA-guided endonuclease TnpB family protein, whose translation is RFFKKLGGRPKIKKRHRFKSLTLKQAGWTLKDNRLTLNFRKWNKGKWRHDKVAYTFHKQREFHGNISRITIKRDNCGDYWLYITTDFVETKPLPTTGESVGADFGMKDAYLTLSTGEKIQHRQPLKQSLNTLRSLNRSLSRKEKGSNGWWRCVRRLARLYRKISNQRRDFHWQLASKLCKKFDTIVLETLNLDGMKRLWGRKVSDLAFYEFVEILKYKCEKHKRHFVQIGQWTATTKPCSDCGFHNETLTLSERQWTCPDCGSHHDRDINAAINILRAGIAVT